The following are encoded in a window of Panicum virgatum strain AP13 chromosome 5N, P.virgatum_v5, whole genome shotgun sequence genomic DNA:
- the LOC120673958 gene encoding protein LIKE COV 2-like produces MAEEKESTSIPLSQAAEAVDPEDPAKSPPRPSSPTNSTRKACCAVLQSWVSRKFMTGCVVLFPVAITFFITWWFIQFVDGFFSPLYAKLGIDIFGLGFLTSLVFIFMVGIFVSSWVGSTIFWVGEWFIKKMPFVRHIYSASKQVSTAISPDQNTTAFKEVAIIRHPRIGEYAFGFITSTVVLQTDKGDEELCSVYVPTNHLYIGDIFLVNSEEIIRPNLSIREGIEIIVSGGMTMPQVIASMEPMPRISQNIRLNRMT; encoded by the exons ATGGCGGAGGAGAAGGAGTCGACGTCGATCCCGCTCAGCcaggcggcggaggccgtggACCCCGAGGACCCGGCCAAGTCGCCGCCACGGCCCAGCTCACCCACCAACTCTACGCGCAAG GCATGCTGTGCTGTTCTTCAAAGTTGGGTGTCAAGAAAATTTATGACTGGATG TGTAGTACTTTTCCCTGTTGCTATCACATTCTTCATCACATGGTGGTTTATTCAATTTGTCGATGGGTTTTTCAGTCCCTTATATGCAAAACTTGGAATCGACATATTTG GTCTTGGTTTTTTGACTTCTCTGGTATTCATATTTATGGTTGGAATATTTGTTTCATCATGGGTTGGTTCAACCATCTTTTGGGTGGGAGAGTggtttataaagaaaatgccaTTTGTAAGGCATATATATTCAGCGTCGAAGCAAGTCAGCACTGCGATTTCACCAG ATCAAAATACGACAGCTTTCAAAGAAGTTGCAATAATTCGTCATCCACGAATTGGTGAATATGCATTTGGATTCATAACATCAACAGTAGTCCTTCAG ACTGACAAAGGCGATGAGGAACTGTGTAGTGTTTATGTACCAACAAATCATCTATACATTGGTGACATATTTTTGGTGAACTCTGAGGAGATCATAAGACCTAATTTATCCATTCGAGAAGGAATTG AAATAATTGTTTCAGGAGGAATGACCATGCCTCAGGTGATTGCATCAATGGAGCCCATGCCACGGATAAGCCAGAACATTCGTCTTAATAGAATGACGTGA